In the genome of Drosophila pseudoobscura strain MV-25-SWS-2005 chromosome 3, UCI_Dpse_MV25, whole genome shotgun sequence, one region contains:
- the LOC6898481 gene encoding cell wall protein DAN4-like, with amino-acid sequence MIFQTLLLFLLAGQAWAQLLTIRIPVWSFGNLFSQPTGTGSNAAAGSSNENDQANADNEYLSNYYNNYWNGFYQNQAEFNNIHSDSTYRFHNAGIFNDIYSDSTNRFHHIWKFNNIDSDSTNRFHDAGRFNDIYSDSTNRFNHIWKFNNIHSDSTNRFYDAGRFYDIYSDSTNSSTTSTAIPPTDSTTLADSTTSTAIPPTDSTTFGSSTTSTAIPQTDSTTLADSTTSTAIPPTDSTTLADSTTSTAIPPTDSTTFGSSTTSTAIPQTDSTTLADSTTSTAIPPTGSTTFGSSTTSTAIPPTDSTTFGSSTTSTAIPPTDSTTLADSTTSTAIPPTDSTTFGSSTTSTAIPPTDSTTLADSTTSTAIPPTDSTTIGSLTTSTALPNTGSTADDVEPTTESSLCITFPHLPVCQGTKTVHLEGGNIGSGIAELKPDQHLSIISEPHSVTSLCFYYPRLCMKPEQAQFVRLSDGTGKPLLLISSIIEGRPSSQDHPTLSAAASSSSTASAAFATTEAPSTGSAKAQTNSKAY; translated from the exons ATGATATTTCAAACCTTACTGCTGTTCTTACTCGCTGGCCAGGCCTGGGCCCAGTTGTTGACCATACGGATTCCTGTGTGGAGTTTTGGGAATTTGTTCTCGCAACCTACGGGTACAGGATCCAACGCTGCCGCTGGGTCAAGCAACGAGAACGACCAAGCGAACGCAGATAACGAATATCTGAGCAACTATTATAACAACTACTGGAACGGCTTTTACCAGAATCAAGCGGA GTTCAACAACATCCACAGCGATTCCACATACAGATTCCACAACGCTGGCATATTCAACGACATCTACAGCGATTCCACCAACAGATTCCACCACATTTGGAAGTTCAACAACATCGACAGCGATTCCACCAACAGATTCCACGACGCTGGCAGATTCAACGACATCTACAGCGATTCCACCAACAGATTCAACCACATTTGGAAGTTCAACAACATCCACAGCGATTCCACAAACAGATTCTACGACGCTGGCAGATTCTACGACATCTACAGCGATTCCACCAACAG CTCAACAACATCCACAGCGATTCCACCAACAGATTCCACGACGCTGGCAGATTCAACGACATCTACAGCGATTCCACCAACAGATTCAACCACATTTGGAAGTTCAACAACATCCACAGCGATTCCACAAACAGATTCTACGACGCTGGCAGATTCTACGACATCTACAGCGATTCCACCAACAGATTCCACGACGCTGGCAGATTCAACGACATCTACAGCGATTCCACCAACAGATTCAACCACATTTGGAAGTTCAACAACATCCACAGCGATTCCACAAACAGATTCTACGACGCTGGCAGATTCTACGACATCTACAGCGATTCCACCAACAGGTTCCACCACATTTGGAAGTTCAACAACATCCACAGCGATTCCACCTACAGATTCCACCACATTTGGAAGCTCAACAACATCCACAGCGATTCCACCAACAGATTCCACGACGCTGGCAGATTCAACGACATCTACAGCGATTCCACCAACAGATTCAACCACATTTGGAAGTTCAACAACATCCACAGCGATTCCACCAACAGATTCCACGACGCTGGCAGATTCTACGACATCTACAGCGATTCCACCAACAGATTCCACCACAATAGGAAGTTTAACAACGTCTACAGCGTTGCCTAATACTGGAAGCACCGCAGATGATGTAGAACCAACAACTGAATCCTCCCTTTGCATAACCTTTCCTCATCTTCCGGTGTGCCAAGGAACAAAAACTGTTCACCTGGAAGGTGGTAATATTGGATCGGGTATTGCTGAGTTGAAGCCGGATCAGCATTTGTCGATCATATCGGAGCCTCACTCTGTGACTTCGCTGTGTTTTTACTATCCCCGTCTGTGCATGAAGCCAGAACAGGCGCAGTTCGTGCGATTGTCGGATGGGACTGGAAAGCCACTCTTGCTAATATCATCCATCATCGAAGGACGACCATCTTCCCAGGATCATCCAACATT ATCCGCTGCCGCCTCTTCCTCGTCCACTGCCTCAGCGGCCTTTGCGACCACTGAGGCCCCTTCGACCGGATCGGCCAAGGCCCAAACCAACTCGAAGGCCTACTag
- the LOC26532794 gene encoding uncharacterized protein produces MCFVKNASLWPLLPLFCLVVRSSSATPALQEEALQQIPTLNLTQVQLIAGNASLRCSLIPELCDWQLHLYSGHHFSVPLSFAESTVSTTTLSPMEVVAASTPTEQVFSLAPLRLVAQIEPKPRREKRGKRKLRRRSTFGILSKKQFVWLFFQ; encoded by the coding sequence ATGTGCTTCGTCAAAAACGCTTCCTTGTGGCCGTTGCTGCCATTATTTTGCCTTGTGGTACGGTCCAGCTCTGCCACGCCTGCACTTCAGGAAGAGGCACTGCAGCAGATACCGACGCTGAATCTGACACAAGTGCAGCTTATAGCCGGCAATGCCAGCCTTAGGTGCAGCCTGATTCCGGAACTGTGCGACTGGCAACTACATTTGTACTCGGGCCATCATTTTAGTGTTCCGTTATCCTTCGCGGAGTCTACCGTCAGCACCACCACCCTATCGCCCATGgaggttgttgctgcttctacACCCACAGAACAGGTATTTTCCTTGGCGCCACTGCGGCTGGTGGCCCAAATTGAACCAAAGCCGCGGCGGGAGAAGCGCGGGAAAAGGAAGCTCAGGCGACGATCAACTTTCGGCATCTTAAGTAAAAAgcaatttgtttggcttttctttcAATAA
- the LOC4804413 gene encoding uncharacterized protein, whose amino-acid sequence MRLSLLLLLIQLLALRVRGTPAKHWRRAPAHGVFNVDLYAYNKPRMNLAGHQSRSGPAPPMGQLLEQLSQHSRRSAVQKSHYRNLDDAAEVYSQSRSNGMEEQHKQANKTIESQIVNMQLTPLQMNSSLSKAHAHENLYSSEFHVQNIGAKKIVQLNTLSSSHERKPVREQVMGLEQEVHPLKVELALPQLPIEEEEEGEQVNQHNGPVESNRTNEEQTASSSTTTEASVDLTAPARESLASVKKTLAEPASQTIIDMVSTGTQEIVSQLTAENADDKDTMGHLVSELVHHSGRNETAAKRTQLKPKRKQTKKGTVTRTKTKTPNEIDTKMTASPAVTLVPASTFHTAPAPTHLSTSSSIDKQKPVKELETQSLEISNRPVRTKGKGKGKGKLRPGSQRRPSTTGMQEEIETTTNWWQILPYAEIRTFLNTIYDTITDNDNDDDERATGAA is encoded by the exons ATGAGActgtcactgctgctgctgctaatcCAGTTACTGGCCCTCAGGGTCAGAG GAACTCCTGCCAAACACTGGCGACGGGCCCCAGCCCATGGGGTTTTTAATGTGGATCTCTATGCGTACAACAAGCCCAGGATGAACCTGGCAGGCCATCAGTCTCGATCGGGTCCGGCTCCGCCCATGGGTCAACTGCTGGAGCAACTGTCCCAGCACAGTCGTCGATCCGCCGTCCAGAAGTCCCACTATAGAAATCTCGATGATGCTGCAGAAGTTTATTCGCAGTCCAGgtcgaatggaatggaggaGCAGCACAAACAAGCGAACAAAACAATAGAATCCCAGATCGTAAACATGCAATTAACGCCGCTGCAAATGAATTCAAGTCTCAGCAAAGCGCACGCACATGAAAATTTATATTCGAGCGAGTTCCATGTGCAGAATATAGGGGCCAAGAAAATTGTGCAATTGAATACCCTGTCGTCCAGCCATGAACGTAAACCAGTCCGAGAACAAGTTATGGGCCTGGAGCAGGAGGTACACCCATTGAAAGtggaactggcactgccacagctgcccatagaggaagaggaggaaggGGAACAGGTGAATCAACACAATGGGCCAGTAGAGTCCAACAGAACCAATGAAGAACAAACTGCCTCCAGCTCGACGACAACGGAAGCCTCGGTAGATTTGACAGCTCCTGCAAGGGAATCCCTGGCCAGTGTGAAGAAAACACTAGCCGAGCCGGCGAGCCAGACAATTATCGATATGGTATCGACAGGAACGCAGGAGATTGTCAGCCAGCTGACAGCGGAGAATGCCGATGACAAGGACACAATGGGTCATCTGGTCTCCGAGCTGGTCCATCATTCCGGGAGGAACGAGACCGCTGCTAAGCGCACTCAACTGAAGCCCAAgcgaaagcaaacaaaaaaaggaacagtaacaagaacaaaaacaaaaacacctAATGAAATTGATACAAAGATGACGGCAAGCCCAGCAGTCACTCTTGTTCCAGCTTCAACTTTTCACACTGCTCCAGCTCCGACACATCTAAGTACAAGCTCATCGATTGACAAGCAGAAGCCAGTGAAGGAATTGGAAACACAATCACTGGAAATCAGCAATCGTCCTGTAAGAACCaagggcaaaggcaaaggcaagggTAAGCTACGTCCGGGTTCCCAGCGGCGTCCCTCGACCACTGGCATGCAGGAGGAAATTGAAACTACGACAAATTGGTGGCAGATACTCCCATATGCGGAAATTAGAACATTTTTGAATACGATTTATGATACAATcaccgacaacgacaacgatgacgatgaaCGAGCCACGGGCGCTGCTTAA
- the LOC6898482 gene encoding uncharacterized protein, whose translation MKIFPVLAVVVLCLAAAQAGESRPQLVRLHQVTRSEYNELLRLTQGKEVVPEGRLLSSSIAGIKGLAAGVKGGFTVGNIIPAFFSSGSKEVTTNKGRPLCVISTNNAYDDEENSRSISVAYEPNSDSGSSSGGSSGGSGHGSGHGSGQGSGHGSGHGSGSDSEDEDVTSVNCIIIVNGTDTTRKPSTGGSGRPHTPPPYPGGYPYYPPPYGYPSPGYYPPYPFPPPPPPPSHKHRSFDRSIEAPEDVSRLIDAYNGYYYHPRAFTHSYRKRSRASQEGSSAYQPASYPQQEYASNYPKVVRNYGLTHPAPVYVRTPQFDQEQ comes from the exons ATGAAGATCTTTCCGGTTCTGGCAGTGGTCGTGCTCTGCCTCGCAGCAGCACAGGCTGGTGA GAGTCGTCCACAACTGGTGCGCCTCCATCAGGTGACGCGCTCCGAGTACAACGAGTTGCTCCGCCTTACCCAGGGCAAGGAGGTGGTCCCCGAGGGCCGGCTGCTCAGCAGCTCGATTGCTGGCATCAAGGGTTTGGCTGCTGGCGTCAAGGGCGGCTTTACGGTTGGCAATATCATTCCGGCGTTCTTCAGCTCCGGATCCAAGGAGGTGACCACCAACAAAGGCCGTCCCCTGTGCGTCATCTCCACCAATAACGCGTACGACGATGAAGAAAACAGTCGGTCGATCAGTGTGGCGTACGAACCGAACAGTGATTCTGGCTCATCTTCGGGCGGCTCCAGTGGAGGAAGTGGGCACGGAAGTGGGCACGGAAGTGGACAAGGTAGTGGGCATGGAAGTGGGCACGGAAGTGG TAGTGACAGCGAAGATGAGGATGTAACCAGTGTCAATTGCATTATAATAGTCAACGGCACCGACACCACTCGGAAGCCAAGCACTGGCGGTTCTGGAAGGCCACACACACCACCGCCGTACCCTGGGGGATACCCATATTATCCCCCACCTTATGGATACCCCTCGCCCGGATACTATCCCCCTTACCCCTTTCCgccacccccaccaccaccaagcCACAAGCATCGTTCGTTCGATCGTTCGATCGAAGCGCCAGAGGACGTGAGCCGCCTGATCGATGCCTACAACGGCTACTACTATCATCCCAGGGCATTTACGCACAGCTATCGCAAGCGCTCTCGGGCCAGCCAAGAGGGTTCCTCTGCgtaccagccagccagctacCCGCAGCAGGAATACGCCTCCAACTACCCAAAGGTAGTCCGTAACTACGGCCTGACCCACCCGGCTCCCGTCTATGTGCGGACGCCACAGTTTGACCAGGAACAGTAG
- the LOC6898483 gene encoding uncharacterized protein, giving the protein MLQLSMDRSLTLLLLLGLFASLEAAPSPRNEESKRSQPEKLVRVYSINEEQYKRVLQLTQGNNVISEGRLINGGFATVSDSLSSGWNSLLRIVGLTTLSKADEASRVGFDGQPLCVIRSREDAPREEGSPRRSGKAISATDAEEEEESAIDCIVVLKKDTDFELPTQDPHQNWSETEPQSAVVLPVEHIEKVEEQMELDITTEAPPKSRSKSKKQDISSEYTPNSSEDQSEVPRQYGAGYPLPPPPQYGAYSPYGGYPYSPYSPQSYGPQTYAPYAQSPYPPQLPFGPQQPFGLQQPFGGQSPIGSPYYPQPYYGQPSPNPYTPYSYFEQPQAINEVEKATAEDDQDEDEDSYEVEDDNEYGYDKKSMIYYKKVYVN; this is encoded by the exons ATGTTGCAGCTTTCAATGGATCGAAGCTTAacactgctgctgttgctgggtcTTTTCGCCAGTCTAGAGGCAG CCCCATCTCCGCGGAACGAAGAAAGTAAGAGAAGCCAGCCGGAGAAGTTGGTTCGTGTCTACAGCATCAACGAGGAGCAGTATAAAAGAGTTCTCCAGCTGACCCAAGGAAATAATGTCATTTCCGAGGGGAGACTAATCAACGGAGGCTTTGCCACGGTCAGTGACAGCCTCAGCTCCGGCTGGAATTCTCTGCTCCGTATCGTGGGGCTCACCACGCTGAGCAAGGCCGACGAGGCGTCCAGGGTCGGTTTCGATGGCCAGCCCCTGTGCGTGATCAGATCGAGGGAGGACGCTCCCAGAGAGGAGGGGTCTCCCCGCCGCTCGGGCAAGGCCATTTCAGCCACCGATGccgaggaagaggaagagtcGGCTATCGACTGCATTGTAGTGCTCAAGAAGGATACTGACTTTGAGCTGCCGACTCAAGATCCCCACCAGAATTggtcagagacagagccacaaTCGGCGGTTGTTCTTCCAGTGGAGCACATTGAGAAAGTGGAGGAACAAATGGAGTTGGATATAACTACCGAAGCACCCCCGAAATCCAGGTCCAAGTCGAAGAAACAGGATATTAGCAGTGAATACACGCCTAACAGCTCCGAAGATCAATCCGAAGTGCCACGCCAATATGGGGCTGGTTATCCAttaccaccaccaccgcaaTACGGAGCCTATTCACCTTATGGTGGTTACCCATACAGTCCCTACAGCCCCCAGTCTTATGGTCCGCAGACATATGCTCCCTATGCGCAGTCTCCTTATCCCCCACAGCTACCCTTTGGCCCGCAGCAACCCTTTGGTCTACAACAACCATTCGGTGGGCAGTCACCGATCGGAAGTCCTTACTACCCTCAGCCGTACTATGGACAGCCCTCACCCAATCCCTATACTCCCTACTCCTACTTCGAGCAGCCTCAAGCCATAAATGAGGTGGAGAAAGCGACGGCCGAGGATGATCAGGACGAAGATGAGGACTCCTATGAAGTGGAAGATGACAACGAATACGGCTATGATAAAAAGTCTATGATCTATTATAAGAAAGTGTATGTTAATtaa